A section of the Ammospiza nelsoni isolate bAmmNel1 chromosome W, bAmmNel1.pri, whole genome shotgun sequence genome encodes:
- the LOC132086125 gene encoding heterogeneous nuclear ribonucleoprotein K isoform X1 → METEQQEETFTNTETNDLSTGKRPAEDMEEEQAFKRSRNTDEMVELRILLQSKNAGAVIGKGGKNIKALRTDYNASVSVPDSSGPERILSISADTETIGEILKKIIPTLEEYQHYKGSDFDCELRLLIHQSLAGGIIGVKGAKIKELRENTQTTIKLFQECCPHSTDRVVLIGGKPDRVVECIKIILDLISESPIKGRAQPYDPNFYDETYDYGGFTMMFDDRRGRPVGFPMRGRGGFDRMPPGRGGRPMPPSRRDYDDMSPRRGPPPPPPGRGGRGGSRARNLPLPPPPPPRGGDLMSYDRRGRPGDRYDGMMMQCHVDACDDMQPPELFEGGSGYDYSYTGGRGSYGDLGGPIITTQVTIPKDLAGSIIGKGGQRIKQIRHESGASIKIDEPLEGSEDRIITITGTQDQIQNAQYLLQNSVKQYADVEGF, encoded by the exons ATGGAGACTGAACAACAGGAGGAAACCTTTACCAACACAGAGACAAAT GACCTGTCTACAGGCAAACGTCCTGCAGAAGATATGGAAGAAGAACAGGCCTTCAAAAGGTCTCGGAATACAGATGAAATGGTTGAATTGCGCATTTTGCTTCAAAGCAAA AATGCTGGAGCAGTGATTGGAAAAGGTGGCAAAAATATTAAGGCACTTCGTACAGAT TACAATGCAAGTGTTTCAGTCCCAGACAGCAGTGGCCCTGAGCG TATCTTGAGTATAAGTGCAGATACAGAGACGATTGGAGAAATCTTGAAGAAGATTATCCCTACTTTGGAAGAG TACCAGCACTACAAAGGTAGTGACTTTGACTGTGAATTAAGACTTCTAATTCACCAAAGTCTAGCAGGAGGAATTATTGGTGTCAAGGGTGCTAAAATCAAAGAACTCAGAGAG AATACTCAAACCACCATTAAGCTATTTCAAGAATGTTGTCCTCATTCCACTGATAGAGTGGTGCTTATTGGTGGAAAACCTGATAGAGTTGTGGAATGTATCAAGATTATCTTGGATCTTATCTCTGAG TCTCCAATTAAAGGACGAGCCCAGCCTTATGATCCAAATTTCTATGATGAAACATATGACTATGGTGGCTTCACAATGATGTTTGATGATAGAAGGGGACGGCCAGTGGGCTTTCCCATGCGTGGAAGAGGAGGCTTTGATCGAATGCCTCCTGGTCGTGGGGGACGACCTATGCCTCCATCAAGAAGAGATTATGATGATATGAGCCCTCGCAGAGGACCTCCACCGCCTCCACCAGGCCGTggtggcagaggtggcagcagagctcgtaatcttcctcttcctcctccaccacCTCCTCGTGGCGG agATCTTATGTCTTATGACCGAAGAGGTAGACCTGGAGACCGTTACGATGGAATG ATGATGCAGTGTCATGTAGATGCCTGTGATGACATGCAGCCACCAGAGTTG TTTGAGGGTGGCTCTGGATATG ACTATTCTTACACAGGGGGCCGTGGTTCATATGGAGATCTTGGTGGACCCATCATCACAACACAAGTAACAATTCCCAAAGAT TTGGCAGGTTCTATTATTGGGAAGGGAGGCCAGAGAATCAAACAAATACGTCATGAGTCAGGAGCTTCAATCAAAATCGATGAACCACTAGAAGGCTCAGAAGATCGGATAATAACTATTACAGGAACGCAGGACCAGATACAAAATGCTCAATATTTACTGCAGAACAG tGTGAAGCAGTATGCAGATGTTGAAGGATTCTAA
- the LOC132086125 gene encoding heterogeneous nuclear ribonucleoprotein K isoform X3, which produces METEQQEETFTNTETNGKRPAEDMEEEQAFKRSRNTDEMVELRILLQSKNAGAVIGKGGKNIKALRTDYNASVSVPDSSGPERILSISADTETIGEILKKIIPTLEEYQHYKGSDFDCELRLLIHQSLAGGIIGVKGAKIKELRENTQTTIKLFQECCPHSTDRVVLIGGKPDRVVECIKIILDLISESPIKGRAQPYDPNFYDETYDYGGFTMMFDDRRGRPVGFPMRGRGGFDRMPPGRGGRPMPPSRRDYDDMSPRRGPPPPPPGRGGRGGSRARNLPLPPPPPPRGGDLMSYDRRGRPGDRYDGMMMQCHVDACDDMQPPELFEGGSGYDYSYTGGRGSYGDLGGPIITTQVTIPKDLAGSIIGKGGQRIKQIRHESGASIKIDEPLEGSEDRIITITGTQDQIQNAQYLLQNSVKQYADVEGF; this is translated from the exons ATGGAGACTGAACAACAGGAGGAAACCTTTACCAACACAGAGACAAATg GCAAACGTCCTGCAGAAGATATGGAAGAAGAACAGGCCTTCAAAAGGTCTCGGAATACAGATGAAATGGTTGAATTGCGCATTTTGCTTCAAAGCAAA AATGCTGGAGCAGTGATTGGAAAAGGTGGCAAAAATATTAAGGCACTTCGTACAGAT TACAATGCAAGTGTTTCAGTCCCAGACAGCAGTGGCCCTGAGCG TATCTTGAGTATAAGTGCAGATACAGAGACGATTGGAGAAATCTTGAAGAAGATTATCCCTACTTTGGAAGAG TACCAGCACTACAAAGGTAGTGACTTTGACTGTGAATTAAGACTTCTAATTCACCAAAGTCTAGCAGGAGGAATTATTGGTGTCAAGGGTGCTAAAATCAAAGAACTCAGAGAG AATACTCAAACCACCATTAAGCTATTTCAAGAATGTTGTCCTCATTCCACTGATAGAGTGGTGCTTATTGGTGGAAAACCTGATAGAGTTGTGGAATGTATCAAGATTATCTTGGATCTTATCTCTGAG TCTCCAATTAAAGGACGAGCCCAGCCTTATGATCCAAATTTCTATGATGAAACATATGACTATGGTGGCTTCACAATGATGTTTGATGATAGAAGGGGACGGCCAGTGGGCTTTCCCATGCGTGGAAGAGGAGGCTTTGATCGAATGCCTCCTGGTCGTGGGGGACGACCTATGCCTCCATCAAGAAGAGATTATGATGATATGAGCCCTCGCAGAGGACCTCCACCGCCTCCACCAGGCCGTggtggcagaggtggcagcagagctcgtaatcttcctcttcctcctccaccacCTCCTCGTGGCGG agATCTTATGTCTTATGACCGAAGAGGTAGACCTGGAGACCGTTACGATGGAATG ATGATGCAGTGTCATGTAGATGCCTGTGATGACATGCAGCCACCAGAGTTG TTTGAGGGTGGCTCTGGATATG ACTATTCTTACACAGGGGGCCGTGGTTCATATGGAGATCTTGGTGGACCCATCATCACAACACAAGTAACAATTCCCAAAGAT TTGGCAGGTTCTATTATTGGGAAGGGAGGCCAGAGAATCAAACAAATACGTCATGAGTCAGGAGCTTCAATCAAAATCGATGAACCACTAGAAGGCTCAGAAGATCGGATAATAACTATTACAGGAACGCAGGACCAGATACAAAATGCTCAATATTTACTGCAGAACAG tGTGAAGCAGTATGCAGATGTTGAAGGATTCTAA
- the LOC132086125 gene encoding heterogeneous nuclear ribonucleoprotein K isoform X4 gives METEQQEETFTNTETNGKRPAEDMEEEQAFKRSRNTDEMVELRILLQSKNAGAVIGKGGKNIKALRTDYNASVSVPDSSGPERILSISADTETIGEILKKIIPTLEEYQHYKGSDFDCELRLLIHQSLAGGIIGVKGAKIKELRENTQTTIKLFQECCPHSTDRVVLIGGKPDRVVECIKIILDLISESPIKGRAQPYDPNFYDETYDYGGFTMMFDDRRGRPVGFPMRGRGGFDRMPPGRGGRPMPPSRRDYDDMSPRRGPPPPPPGRGGRGGSRARNLPLPPPPPPRGGDLMSYDRRGRPGDRYDGMMMQCHVDACDDMQPPELFEGGSGYDYSYTGGRGSYGDLGGPIITTQVTIPKDLAGSIIGKGGQRIKQIRHESGASIKIDEPLEGSEDRIITITGTQDQIQNAQYLLQNSVKQYSGKFF, from the exons ATGGAGACTGAACAACAGGAGGAAACCTTTACCAACACAGAGACAAATg GCAAACGTCCTGCAGAAGATATGGAAGAAGAACAGGCCTTCAAAAGGTCTCGGAATACAGATGAAATGGTTGAATTGCGCATTTTGCTTCAAAGCAAA AATGCTGGAGCAGTGATTGGAAAAGGTGGCAAAAATATTAAGGCACTTCGTACAGAT TACAATGCAAGTGTTTCAGTCCCAGACAGCAGTGGCCCTGAGCG TATCTTGAGTATAAGTGCAGATACAGAGACGATTGGAGAAATCTTGAAGAAGATTATCCCTACTTTGGAAGAG TACCAGCACTACAAAGGTAGTGACTTTGACTGTGAATTAAGACTTCTAATTCACCAAAGTCTAGCAGGAGGAATTATTGGTGTCAAGGGTGCTAAAATCAAAGAACTCAGAGAG AATACTCAAACCACCATTAAGCTATTTCAAGAATGTTGTCCTCATTCCACTGATAGAGTGGTGCTTATTGGTGGAAAACCTGATAGAGTTGTGGAATGTATCAAGATTATCTTGGATCTTATCTCTGAG TCTCCAATTAAAGGACGAGCCCAGCCTTATGATCCAAATTTCTATGATGAAACATATGACTATGGTGGCTTCACAATGATGTTTGATGATAGAAGGGGACGGCCAGTGGGCTTTCCCATGCGTGGAAGAGGAGGCTTTGATCGAATGCCTCCTGGTCGTGGGGGACGACCTATGCCTCCATCAAGAAGAGATTATGATGATATGAGCCCTCGCAGAGGACCTCCACCGCCTCCACCAGGCCGTggtggcagaggtggcagcagagctcgtaatcttcctcttcctcctccaccacCTCCTCGTGGCGG agATCTTATGTCTTATGACCGAAGAGGTAGACCTGGAGACCGTTACGATGGAATG ATGATGCAGTGTCATGTAGATGCCTGTGATGACATGCAGCCACCAGAGTTG TTTGAGGGTGGCTCTGGATATG ACTATTCTTACACAGGGGGCCGTGGTTCATATGGAGATCTTGGTGGACCCATCATCACAACACAAGTAACAATTCCCAAAGAT TTGGCAGGTTCTATTATTGGGAAGGGAGGCCAGAGAATCAAACAAATACGTCATGAGTCAGGAGCTTCAATCAAAATCGATGAACCACTAGAAGGCTCAGAAGATCGGATAATAACTATTACAGGAACGCAGGACCAGATACAAAATGCTCAATATTTACTGCAGAACAG tGTGAAGCAGTATTCTGGAAAGTTTTTCTAA
- the LOC132086125 gene encoding heterogeneous nuclear ribonucleoprotein K isoform X6 encodes MNAGAVIGKGGKNIKALRTDYNASVSVPDSSGPERILSISADTETIGEILKKIIPTLEEYQHYKGSDFDCELRLLIHQSLAGGIIGVKGAKIKELRENTQTTIKLFQECCPHSTDRVVLIGGKPDRVVECIKIILDLISESPIKGRAQPYDPNFYDETYDYGGFTMMFDDRRGRPVGFPMRGRGGFDRMPPGRGGRPMPPSRRDYDDMSPRRGPPPPPPGRGGRGGSRARNLPLPPPPPPRGGDLMSYDRRGRPGDRYDGMMMQCHVDACDDMQPPELFEGGSGYDYSYTGGRGSYGDLGGPIITTQVTIPKDLAGSIIGKGGQRIKQIRHESGASIKIDEPLEGSEDRIITITGTQDQIQNAQYLLQNSVKQYADVEGF; translated from the exons ATg AATGCTGGAGCAGTGATTGGAAAAGGTGGCAAAAATATTAAGGCACTTCGTACAGAT TACAATGCAAGTGTTTCAGTCCCAGACAGCAGTGGCCCTGAGCG TATCTTGAGTATAAGTGCAGATACAGAGACGATTGGAGAAATCTTGAAGAAGATTATCCCTACTTTGGAAGAG TACCAGCACTACAAAGGTAGTGACTTTGACTGTGAATTAAGACTTCTAATTCACCAAAGTCTAGCAGGAGGAATTATTGGTGTCAAGGGTGCTAAAATCAAAGAACTCAGAGAG AATACTCAAACCACCATTAAGCTATTTCAAGAATGTTGTCCTCATTCCACTGATAGAGTGGTGCTTATTGGTGGAAAACCTGATAGAGTTGTGGAATGTATCAAGATTATCTTGGATCTTATCTCTGAG TCTCCAATTAAAGGACGAGCCCAGCCTTATGATCCAAATTTCTATGATGAAACATATGACTATGGTGGCTTCACAATGATGTTTGATGATAGAAGGGGACGGCCAGTGGGCTTTCCCATGCGTGGAAGAGGAGGCTTTGATCGAATGCCTCCTGGTCGTGGGGGACGACCTATGCCTCCATCAAGAAGAGATTATGATGATATGAGCCCTCGCAGAGGACCTCCACCGCCTCCACCAGGCCGTggtggcagaggtggcagcagagctcgtaatcttcctcttcctcctccaccacCTCCTCGTGGCGG agATCTTATGTCTTATGACCGAAGAGGTAGACCTGGAGACCGTTACGATGGAATG ATGATGCAGTGTCATGTAGATGCCTGTGATGACATGCAGCCACCAGAGTTG TTTGAGGGTGGCTCTGGATATG ACTATTCTTACACAGGGGGCCGTGGTTCATATGGAGATCTTGGTGGACCCATCATCACAACACAAGTAACAATTCCCAAAGAT TTGGCAGGTTCTATTATTGGGAAGGGAGGCCAGAGAATCAAACAAATACGTCATGAGTCAGGAGCTTCAATCAAAATCGATGAACCACTAGAAGGCTCAGAAGATCGGATAATAACTATTACAGGAACGCAGGACCAGATACAAAATGCTCAATATTTACTGCAGAACAG tGTGAAGCAGTATGCAGATGTTGAAGGATTCTAA
- the LOC132086125 gene encoding heterogeneous nuclear ribonucleoprotein K isoform X2 yields the protein METEQQEETFTNTETNDLSTGKRPAEDMEEEQAFKRSRNTDEMVELRILLQSKNAGAVIGKGGKNIKALRTDYNASVSVPDSSGPERILSISADTETIGEILKKIIPTLEEYQHYKGSDFDCELRLLIHQSLAGGIIGVKGAKIKELRENTQTTIKLFQECCPHSTDRVVLIGGKPDRVVECIKIILDLISESPIKGRAQPYDPNFYDETYDYGGFTMMFDDRRGRPVGFPMRGRGGFDRMPPGRGGRPMPPSRRDYDDMSPRRGPPPPPPGRGGRGGSRARNLPLPPPPPPRGGDLMSYDRRGRPGDRYDGMMMQCHVDACDDMQPPELFEGGSGYDYSYTGGRGSYGDLGGPIITTQVTIPKDLAGSIIGKGGQRIKQIRHESGASIKIDEPLEGSEDRIITITGTQDQIQNAQYLLQNSVKQYSGKFF from the exons ATGGAGACTGAACAACAGGAGGAAACCTTTACCAACACAGAGACAAAT GACCTGTCTACAGGCAAACGTCCTGCAGAAGATATGGAAGAAGAACAGGCCTTCAAAAGGTCTCGGAATACAGATGAAATGGTTGAATTGCGCATTTTGCTTCAAAGCAAA AATGCTGGAGCAGTGATTGGAAAAGGTGGCAAAAATATTAAGGCACTTCGTACAGAT TACAATGCAAGTGTTTCAGTCCCAGACAGCAGTGGCCCTGAGCG TATCTTGAGTATAAGTGCAGATACAGAGACGATTGGAGAAATCTTGAAGAAGATTATCCCTACTTTGGAAGAG TACCAGCACTACAAAGGTAGTGACTTTGACTGTGAATTAAGACTTCTAATTCACCAAAGTCTAGCAGGAGGAATTATTGGTGTCAAGGGTGCTAAAATCAAAGAACTCAGAGAG AATACTCAAACCACCATTAAGCTATTTCAAGAATGTTGTCCTCATTCCACTGATAGAGTGGTGCTTATTGGTGGAAAACCTGATAGAGTTGTGGAATGTATCAAGATTATCTTGGATCTTATCTCTGAG TCTCCAATTAAAGGACGAGCCCAGCCTTATGATCCAAATTTCTATGATGAAACATATGACTATGGTGGCTTCACAATGATGTTTGATGATAGAAGGGGACGGCCAGTGGGCTTTCCCATGCGTGGAAGAGGAGGCTTTGATCGAATGCCTCCTGGTCGTGGGGGACGACCTATGCCTCCATCAAGAAGAGATTATGATGATATGAGCCCTCGCAGAGGACCTCCACCGCCTCCACCAGGCCGTggtggcagaggtggcagcagagctcgtaatcttcctcttcctcctccaccacCTCCTCGTGGCGG agATCTTATGTCTTATGACCGAAGAGGTAGACCTGGAGACCGTTACGATGGAATG ATGATGCAGTGTCATGTAGATGCCTGTGATGACATGCAGCCACCAGAGTTG TTTGAGGGTGGCTCTGGATATG ACTATTCTTACACAGGGGGCCGTGGTTCATATGGAGATCTTGGTGGACCCATCATCACAACACAAGTAACAATTCCCAAAGAT TTGGCAGGTTCTATTATTGGGAAGGGAGGCCAGAGAATCAAACAAATACGTCATGAGTCAGGAGCTTCAATCAAAATCGATGAACCACTAGAAGGCTCAGAAGATCGGATAATAACTATTACAGGAACGCAGGACCAGATACAAAATGCTCAATATTTACTGCAGAACAG tGTGAAGCAGTATTCTGGAAAGTTTTTCTAA
- the LOC132086125 gene encoding heterogeneous nuclear ribonucleoprotein K isoform X5, with amino-acid sequence METEQQEETFTNTETNDLSTGKRPAEDMEEEQAFKRSRNTDEMVELRILLQSKNAGAVIGKGGKNIKALRTDYNASVSVPDSSGPERILSISADTETIGEILKKIIPTLEEYQHYKGSDFDCELRLLIHQSLAGGIIGVKGAKIKELRENTQTTIKLFQECCPHSTDRVVLIGGKPDRVVECIKIILDLISESPIKGRAQPYDPNFYDETYDYGGFTMMFDDRRGRPVGFPMRGRGGFDRMPPGRGGRPMPPSRRDYDDMSPRRGPPPPPPGRGGRGGSRARNLPLPPPPPPRGGDLMSYDRRGRPGDRYDGMMMQCHVDACDDMQPPELFEGGSGYGGRGSYGDLGGPIITTQVTIPKDLAGSIIGKGGQRIKQIRHESGASIKIDEPLEGSEDRIITITGTQDQIQNAQYLLQNSVKQYADVEGF; translated from the exons ATGGAGACTGAACAACAGGAGGAAACCTTTACCAACACAGAGACAAAT GACCTGTCTACAGGCAAACGTCCTGCAGAAGATATGGAAGAAGAACAGGCCTTCAAAAGGTCTCGGAATACAGATGAAATGGTTGAATTGCGCATTTTGCTTCAAAGCAAA AATGCTGGAGCAGTGATTGGAAAAGGTGGCAAAAATATTAAGGCACTTCGTACAGAT TACAATGCAAGTGTTTCAGTCCCAGACAGCAGTGGCCCTGAGCG TATCTTGAGTATAAGTGCAGATACAGAGACGATTGGAGAAATCTTGAAGAAGATTATCCCTACTTTGGAAGAG TACCAGCACTACAAAGGTAGTGACTTTGACTGTGAATTAAGACTTCTAATTCACCAAAGTCTAGCAGGAGGAATTATTGGTGTCAAGGGTGCTAAAATCAAAGAACTCAGAGAG AATACTCAAACCACCATTAAGCTATTTCAAGAATGTTGTCCTCATTCCACTGATAGAGTGGTGCTTATTGGTGGAAAACCTGATAGAGTTGTGGAATGTATCAAGATTATCTTGGATCTTATCTCTGAG TCTCCAATTAAAGGACGAGCCCAGCCTTATGATCCAAATTTCTATGATGAAACATATGACTATGGTGGCTTCACAATGATGTTTGATGATAGAAGGGGACGGCCAGTGGGCTTTCCCATGCGTGGAAGAGGAGGCTTTGATCGAATGCCTCCTGGTCGTGGGGGACGACCTATGCCTCCATCAAGAAGAGATTATGATGATATGAGCCCTCGCAGAGGACCTCCACCGCCTCCACCAGGCCGTggtggcagaggtggcagcagagctcgtaatcttcctcttcctcctccaccacCTCCTCGTGGCGG agATCTTATGTCTTATGACCGAAGAGGTAGACCTGGAGACCGTTACGATGGAATG ATGATGCAGTGTCATGTAGATGCCTGTGATGACATGCAGCCACCAGAGTTG TTTGAGGGTGGCTCTGGATATG GGGGCCGTGGTTCATATGGAGATCTTGGTGGACCCATCATCACAACACAAGTAACAATTCCCAAAGAT TTGGCAGGTTCTATTATTGGGAAGGGAGGCCAGAGAATCAAACAAATACGTCATGAGTCAGGAGCTTCAATCAAAATCGATGAACCACTAGAAGGCTCAGAAGATCGGATAATAACTATTACAGGAACGCAGGACCAGATACAAAATGCTCAATATTTACTGCAGAACAG tGTGAAGCAGTATGCAGATGTTGAAGGATTCTAA